In one Leptospiraceae bacterium genomic region, the following are encoded:
- a CDS encoding TonB-dependent receptor — translation MKSGDSIEGKVIELTPYSVKIQLSDQIENEIGMSDIIKITSRKLSPEEIQELFQKDKESTEKLSPKEIIEEKFFQLEDTIVVTASKKNQKIGDAPAIITVFTDKEIEDLGIQSMNELITFLPGFYSTNDLTRVPNRLSVRGIQNSTLILVDGIPIIQKNIVRGFNDFPITIASVKRVEVIRGPGSVTWGANAFMGIINIITRNSEDIRSGEKRVSGKLTIKRGNWDTSKAYFNGDVRLSDSVYFSIVGAYENSLGYPQDIVGNNTREDYRPYTDPGSGLIDEYNQAQLEKGVYNPELNLLYPWQRTYGGTKSLRNPSTVSEIMSRLFWQFNPKGNMQFSYMKNNNKTYFPVSGYRAIRNRNQNGYYEYPFNVYNYILQYDITKNLSFSLNLSRYDTREWEHFSRFAPLYNDEKMSNLNCSSSKCSPLNRDAYVQYQGNYLEPMISYTNDLHVKYEGIPYNKILLGFTYFEQSIPALYYSRNDLGPVRSLSYIISDDRLLEWKDQGPRVSKINSAYLQDEIQIGERIILQPGLRYDTHQYSSNIVNPKFAFLYKITKSVNLKLLYGRGFREPSFNNLFSTQGTVGSVSFANRSPSNTLKNHPNWGYPETLEPERSEAYESQLSFYINKNIRTNLNAAHSRVSNLIKQTFAEEGWSWFGNSGELSMETYELELKYLNQKTQFFFFKPGSYLFLNHTYNRMMREISPYEGFNIASTIQKDPEEYFVVYKQKFYTAHNRVKKQDIPRHSSNFGSYIKVFKNFATSLSAQYFTKVIVDPIRRVDTASYVYPDDRKEYLKTYALCSALSQVNTSKTCEIINRWDTPVYGHTIGDYFLIHLGFTYSLSFEKDKVFKASLHIRNLLDRKYDAPALIMPNPQAGRHIVFSLSQTF, via the coding sequence TTGAAATCAGGTGATAGTATCGAAGGAAAAGTAATAGAGCTTACTCCTTATTCAGTAAAAATACAACTCTCCGATCAAATAGAGAATGAAATTGGGATGAGTGACATTATTAAAATCACCTCTCGAAAGCTCAGTCCGGAAGAAATACAGGAACTTTTTCAAAAAGATAAAGAATCTACCGAGAAACTTTCCCCAAAGGAAATAATAGAAGAAAAATTTTTCCAATTAGAAGATACAATTGTAGTTACCGCCTCAAAGAAAAATCAGAAAATAGGTGATGCTCCCGCTATTATCACTGTTTTTACCGATAAGGAAATTGAAGACCTGGGAATCCAATCGATGAATGAGTTAATCACCTTTCTCCCCGGCTTCTATAGCACCAATGATTTGACCCGGGTTCCCAATCGCCTTTCTGTTCGGGGAATTCAAAACTCAACTCTTATCCTTGTAGATGGAATTCCTATCATACAAAAAAATATTGTAAGAGGCTTTAATGATTTTCCTATAACTATCGCAAGTGTCAAAAGAGTTGAGGTTATAAGGGGGCCGGGTTCTGTTACCTGGGGAGCCAATGCCTTCATGGGAATTATCAATATTATCACCCGGAATTCAGAAGATATAAGATCCGGGGAAAAAAGAGTTTCGGGTAAGTTGACTATTAAAAGGGGAAATTGGGATACCTCAAAAGCTTATTTTAACGGAGATGTAAGGTTATCTGATTCGGTTTATTTCTCTATTGTCGGAGCGTATGAAAATTCCCTTGGCTATCCTCAGGATATTGTGGGTAATAACACACGGGAAGACTACAGGCCCTATACAGACCCCGGTTCCGGCCTGATAGACGAATACAACCAGGCTCAATTGGAAAAGGGTGTCTATAACCCGGAGTTAAACCTGCTTTATCCCTGGCAAAGAACATACGGTGGAACAAAAAGTCTTCGTAACCCATCCACCGTAAGTGAAATAATGAGTCGGCTTTTCTGGCAATTCAACCCTAAGGGCAATATGCAATTCTCTTATATGAAAAATAATAATAAAACTTATTTTCCGGTCAGCGGCTACAGGGCTATTCGTAATCGAAATCAAAATGGGTATTATGAATATCCTTTCAATGTATATAATTATATTCTACAATACGATATTACGAAAAATCTTTCTTTTTCATTAAACCTCTCGCGTTATGATACAAGGGAATGGGAACATTTTTCTCGCTTTGCACCCCTGTATAACGATGAAAAAATGTCAAATTTGAACTGTAGTTCTTCTAAATGTTCTCCTCTCAATAGGGATGCTTATGTTCAATACCAGGGAAATTATCTTGAACCCATGATTAGTTATACAAACGATTTACATGTAAAATATGAAGGTATTCCGTACAACAAAATTCTTCTCGGTTTTACTTATTTCGAACAGAGTATACCGGCCCTGTACTATTCCAGAAACGATTTAGGACCGGTTCGAAGTCTGTCATATATCATTTCGGATGACAGATTACTCGAATGGAAAGATCAGGGTCCGCGTGTTTCCAAAATAAACTCAGCGTATCTACAGGACGAAATACAAATCGGAGAACGAATTATCCTGCAACCCGGGCTTCGTTATGATACGCATCAATACAGCAGTAATATAGTAAACCCAAAATTTGCTTTCCTTTATAAAATTACTAAAAGCGTAAATTTGAAATTGCTTTACGGAAGGGGTTTTCGGGAACCGAGTTTTAATAATCTATTTTCGACTCAAGGTACGGTAGGTTCTGTATCTTTTGCTAACCGCAGCCCTTCGAACACCTTAAAGAACCATCCGAACTGGGGTTACCCGGAGACGCTGGAACCGGAAAGGAGTGAGGCCTATGAATCGCAACTTTCTTTTTACATCAATAAAAATATCAGGACAAATTTGAATGCTGCCCATTCCAGAGTTTCTAATTTAATCAAGCAAACCTTTGCGGAAGAAGGTTGGAGCTGGTTTGGAAATTCCGGGGAACTCAGCATGGAAACCTATGAGCTTGAGCTAAAGTATCTAAACCAGAAAACCCAATTCTTTTTCTTTAAACCGGGAAGCTATCTTTTTCTCAACCATACCTATAACCGCATGATGAGAGAAATCTCTCCATACGAGGGTTTTAATATAGCCAGTACCATTCAGAAAGACCCGGAAGAATATTTTGTTGTATATAAACAAAAGTTCTATACCGCTCACAACAGGGTGAAAAAACAGGATATTCCCAGACACAGCAGTAACTTTGGTTCTTATATCAAAGTTTTTAAGAACTTTGCCACGAGTCTCTCGGCTCAATATTTCACTAAAGTGATAGTTGACCCTATTCGTCGTGTAGATACCGCCAGCTATGTTTATCCGGATGACAGGAAAGAATACCTTAAAACCTATGCGCTTTGTTCTGCTCTTTCGCAGGTGAATACATCCAAAACTTGTGAAATTATTAATCGCTGGGATACTCCCGTATACGGGCATACAATCGGCGATTATTTTCTAATCCATCTTGGCTTTACTTACAGCTTGAGTTTTGAGAAAGACAAGGTTTTTAAAGCTTCTTTGCATATAAGAAATCTTTTAGATAGAAAATACGATGCACCTGCTCTCATTATGCCCAACCCCCAGGCCGGCAGACATATTGTTTTTTCTTTAAGCCAGACGTTTTAA
- a CDS encoding mobile mystery protein B, giving the protein MRIRLRDLFRPLKRNQVFSEKFILELHKKMFGDIWKWAGKFRLSNKNIGVDKFQIGIKIKNLLDDCNYWIENKLFSEDEIAIRFKHRLVAIHPFPNGNGRHSRLMADIIAKNVFHRKVFSWGKYDLFQESKLGIYYIPSLKMADKGDYTFLLKFARS; this is encoded by the coding sequence CTGAGGATACGACTCCGGGACCTGTTCAGACCGCTTAAAAGGAATCAAGTTTTTTCAGAAAAATTTATTCTTGAACTTCATAAAAAAATGTTCGGTGATATCTGGAAGTGGGCCGGTAAATTTCGTCTTTCAAATAAAAATATCGGAGTAGATAAATTCCAAATTGGTATTAAAATCAAAAACTTGCTTGATGATTGTAATTACTGGATAGAGAATAAATTATTTTCAGAAGATGAAATTGCTATACGATTTAAACATCGCTTAGTTGCTATTCACCCTTTTCCTAACGGAAACGGAAGGCATTCCAGACTCATGGCAGATATAATAGCTAAAAATGTATTTCATCGAAAAGTATTTAGCTGGGGAAAATATGATTTATTTCAAGAATCAAAGTTAGGAATTTATTATATACCGAGTTTGAAAATGGCAGATAAGGGAGATTATACATTCTTATTAAAATTTGCCAGAAGTTGA
- a CDS encoding SpoIIE family protein phosphatase — MRFQALKQQFYNLNIRSKLIVTISVLTFILITTVSIILTYNSSKQIEIALLKKGALLTKSLSLVSANLIAGFQYSDVDKVILEIVRNDNEIVYGYLESSESIPIIIQDKIIKDITYIKSHYKSIDKEIKTILPDEFGINDNGIIVKKLVHNNQECFDIKTEVLISNVKSGYIRFGLTTSIIRKLKFRVFLLSSALSIFFILIGIAGSVRLAYIFSGPILELKDASIKISEKNFDFQLNINSKDEIGMLAVSFDTMRKNIQYYQKSLEDFNKKLENKVEERTLELQNSLQEINQLHERKKADYYLTTILIEPLMTNLSRVESIQIEFYLEQYMQFQYKTKSIQIGGDICISNKIILEEQIYAVLFNGDAMGKSIQGAGGLLITGSIFQNILSRNLHSEVYQKKKPEQWLEDCFYELHKILSSLEGNMQVSGLLGLVNVENGMLYFINSEHPPATLYRDKKANYLKQKCICKMGSVIPINNVIVNTFRLHRGDSIFLGSDGKDDIEFEDGRVNSDETLFLRTIEKTHGKLDLIPSELKKQGELIDDISLMKITYA; from the coding sequence ATGCGCTTTCAGGCTCTAAAGCAGCAATTTTATAACTTAAATATTCGTTCCAAGCTCATCGTAACAATATCTGTGTTGACTTTCATCTTAATCACAACTGTCAGCATAATTTTGACGTATAATTCATCAAAACAGATTGAAATTGCTCTCCTTAAAAAAGGAGCCCTGCTTACCAAAAGCTTATCTTTAGTCTCTGCTAATTTAATTGCCGGTTTTCAATATTCAGATGTAGATAAAGTCATTTTAGAAATTGTAAGAAATGATAATGAAATCGTATACGGATACCTCGAAAGTTCAGAGTCTATTCCAATTATTATTCAGGATAAAATAATCAAGGATATAACTTACATTAAAAGTCATTATAAATCGATTGATAAAGAAATAAAAACCATATTACCCGATGAATTTGGAATTAATGATAACGGAATTATAGTCAAAAAGCTTGTTCACAATAATCAGGAATGCTTTGATATAAAAACAGAAGTTTTGATTTCGAATGTTAAATCCGGCTATATTCGCTTTGGTCTAACTACAAGTATCATAAGAAAATTGAAGTTTAGAGTTTTTCTTCTCTCCTCAGCTCTAAGCATATTTTTTATACTAATTGGAATCGCGGGCAGTGTCCGTCTTGCTTACATTTTTTCCGGCCCTATTTTAGAATTAAAAGATGCTTCCATTAAAATTTCAGAGAAAAACTTTGATTTTCAATTAAACATAAACTCAAAAGATGAGATCGGGATGCTGGCGGTTTCTTTTGATACCATGAGGAAAAATATACAGTACTACCAGAAATCCCTGGAAGATTTCAATAAGAAACTAGAAAATAAGGTAGAAGAAAGAACCCTTGAATTACAGAACTCTCTACAAGAAATAAACCAATTACATGAAAGAAAAAAAGCCGATTACTACCTTACGACGATACTGATTGAACCCCTGATGACAAACCTAAGCCGTGTAGAATCAATTCAAATCGAATTTTACCTGGAACAATACATGCAATTCCAGTATAAAACCAAATCTATACAGATAGGAGGAGATATTTGTATATCGAATAAAATCATATTAGAAGAACAAATTTACGCAGTTCTATTTAATGGGGATGCAATGGGTAAATCCATACAGGGAGCCGGGGGATTACTGATTACCGGAAGTATTTTTCAAAATATACTCAGTAGAAATTTACATTCAGAGGTCTACCAGAAAAAGAAGCCTGAGCAGTGGTTAGAAGATTGTTTTTATGAACTACATAAAATTCTTTCTTCCCTGGAAGGAAATATGCAGGTTTCCGGGCTTCTCGGCCTCGTAAATGTTGAAAATGGTATGCTGTATTTTATTAATTCAGAACACCCCCCTGCTACACTTTACAGGGATAAGAAAGCAAATTACTTAAAACAGAAATGTATTTGCAAAATGGGTAGTGTAATTCCTATCAACAATGTGATTGTTAATACCTTCAGGTTACACAGGGGAGATTCGATTTTTCTGGGCTCAGACGGCAAAGATGATATAGAATTTGAAGACGGAAGAGTAAACAGTGATGAAACTCTTTTTCTTCGTACCATAGAAAAAACACATGGAAAATTGGATTTAATTCCCTCAGAGCTAAAAAAACAGGGTGAACTCATTGATGATATTTCTCTCATGAAAATTACGTATGCTTAA